The genomic segment atatacatatatttatatatatgcatatatacacagggtgtgtgtgcgtttcgTCGAAGCGTCTGTTATGGGGGAGCTGACGTTCCACGACATCTCGGTGACAGAGCGTTTTTTGCTCActtgaagagagaagcgacatctcgaaggagaggcgcgacgACTTGAGAGGAAATGGTGTCGGGGTgcaggaaacaaagaaaagcaTGCAGCGGCTGCTCGACGATCTCCCGTAGGTCCTGGAAggtgcagagacgaaagaagtcCGCGTCCGAAGTCTCCATGAGTTCTTCAGCCACTTGCCGCCTGAACgagcgaagacagaagacacgcagagacaggagctATTGACGAGTCTCAGAGGTGGGCGAGATTGAGGCGCAGAGTCTCCTCTAACGCCGCCTCTTTTTTCGATTCCTTTGCTCTTTCGAAGAGCAGAAGCATCCTCCCACAGGCTCCCAGCCTCTGGTCACTGAAGATGGACTGCGTGTACACTTGTGTCTTGGGAACAGACAGCCGGCCTTCGTTAGCCAGCAATCCATTTCTTGCAGCAGAAGCTGCTACCGCGTTGCCGCGACACCCAGGCTGGATCGGAAAGGTTCTTCTTTCGGAGGAGCTGAGAGCACCTCCTGCAAGGGACCACCGTCCCTCCAGCACAAGCGTGcaaggcggaagaagagagtctCAACAGAAGACTCCTGCGTTTCGTCAACCACAAAGGAGACTGTTGGCCGTTGTGGAATTCTTCATTGGCTAGGTCGGGTCTCTCGACACACACGTTAGGCCGAACCGGAGGCAAGCGAGACCGGAGGAAGTTCAGCTTTCCCCGAAGGTAGACGGACAGGAccggagagagcgaaaaggaaagcgaaacgagacactgtgccttcctcttcacaCGCTGCCTGGCGAGCGTCGACGCGCCACCGCGAAGTTCCTCTTTTCTGGAGAGTAGCTCGCTGTCTTCGTTGAAATCGAGGAAAATCCaatctgcttctccgcaTGCAGCACATCGCACGCGCGTAGGCGAGAGGCGGAGCgacagacaagagagaaaagacggagaagacagagacgcctgcCAACGCCCTCCGAGAGGCTACCAGTTCCGCCGCGCTCTATCCCCAGCGGCTCACGCAGCGGTGGCTGCCTCGCGAAATCGACTGGACGGCTGCCGAGTTGTCAAGGAAGGAGTTAAACGCAAGTTCATCACCATTACAACacccgcgagagagaagaaaaggaggatgaaaacgaagagagaaaggagacgacctacgcgagagacgcgcgttCGCCCAGCTTCTTGACGTGGTACTGGGCGAGCAGGATTGGCGCCgagagcatgcagaggaagaaaatcCACGGAGCCGCTGCGATGCAAAGGACAGCGAGACGCAAAGACGCTGCTCTCTTCGACAGGACGCTGTGAACCtcacggagaagcagacggcagaaaagagaggactACGGCACGAGACGGGGGAGAGCAACGCAGTGACAACGCCAGCGATGCGAAGGTGAGTCTCAATCGCGGAGGCAGGGGCGAAGGCCGGGAGGGAAGGCAAAAGACgaagggagggaagagagagaagtgaaggcgacaagaggagacagattgaagagaaaagcaagacaacaacagaagcggagaggcgcgaggaagtagggagagaagcaagagaagaacgtAGTAAAGGAAGACCTGGCGGGCCAAACAAAGACTGAGTGAAGGCGAGGCAAAGACCCTGCAGGCGCACGCACAGCCTCGGTGCCTGTGCGGACTCTTCtagagaaaggcagacaaAACAAGATGAGGAACCGAGGACTCCGAGGGACTGACCGACAAAGAAAATCTGAAACcaccgttcttctctcgtcagCTTGTGCGGCTCCAGCAGGAGCGTGCTCGGATCTCTCGGAGGTCCGTACCGGTCCACTGGCCCCCCTGAAAGACGGCAGTCACAGCACacgcaaacgcatgcagtttcctTTACATTTAATGCCACACTTTCGTGGAGACATGAATACGCATACGCGTTCACATATCACCATGCGAGACCAGTTCGCCCGTCAAGTTCACAGGTACCGGACGCCGCCTGTACACGTCTGCCTCCTTGTATGCAAGTATGCAAACCAGACATGTACCcagtatatacatatatacacatatatacatatacatatatatacatatatatatatatatatagacgtatatgcatttatatacatatacacatatattcatatgtacatatctacatatatatacatatatagagagagggagagagttTGCACCCACACGGATCTGTAAAGGAAATTCATACAGGGTTATGTGTATATTTACTGAGAGAGagtatatacacacatgtgtATGTAGAGCCGCAGCATGCGCATATGAATGTACGGGCGCATTCGTAAATCAATacagaaaaagcaaacgtatatatatatatatatatatacgctgagagagagaaggtatgtacacatgcatgtgtctaccgcacatgcacatgtatatatacatgacCTCGtttaaacatatatatatatatatatatataatatgcaTTTTGTGAGTGCCTGCTGCTGGATagtgtttcgtttttccgtttcttgAAGGAAAAAGGCTCACCAGGGTAGAGTTCAATCCCTTGGTGgcgacgcgcatgcagggccttctcttctgcttctttgagAGACTGCTCCACCTGCACAGTGGGGAAAAACCCAGAAGACATAAAAGCAAAGGCCGAAAtcaaaaaagcgaaaagaaaaaaccgaaaagaaaacgcaaagtGAAAGGAACGGAAACGCAcgacaaagaaacagaaacaaacaCCACCAGATCACCTCTcaaacgaaggaaaacgtTCCCTCAGCACACGCCACGAATcgacatgcatatgcatatgctCACGCTTACATGCCTGTATTCACATACACAACTACTATATGAATgtattcacatatatatatatatatatgtaaatatatttgtatacGTATACGTTTGCATTAAAATGTGAAACAAAACCTGCGCTCACCATGGCCTCGATTAAACTTTCACCTGCGCCAACTCTGATGTCTTTTTCCGGGCGGCGGATGACCGCGCTGCCTGCCGGCGCCGAACCTTCCTCAGGCAAAtcgggagaagacgaaggtgtacgtacacccggcaGAGAGTCCGTGGAGTCCTCCGTTCCCGGTGGCTTGCTGGACgaaaagagacgcgaggcagGGCCGCCTCCAAGcacggagaaggacgaaTGCCTTGGACGAAAGAGGAGcgcgcgcgacagagaaTCGCATCCCGTACAAACTTGTCGTTTTTCATTTGCGCTTGCTTGGGAAGATGCGATTGCATCTCTCAAAGGCGGCAGGGTCGAATGCATCAGCAAAGAGTTTGTcatctctgcttcgctgcgATACAGGCGAATCTTTCCTCCTGACGCCTGTCGGAGCGTCCGAgtcgcttctttcccccAAACCACGCCGCAACGGGGGTGTTTCTCTCCCGATAcgactggagaagagagcaagcCCCGAGATCTACTTGGACttgacgaagacgaagaagaaagcgaacaaACCACCGAGGCACTGCAAGGCTTCGCAGCTACGCGCCGCACGCGCGCAGACTCCGCCGACTCGTGCAGAGCCCGGAGAGAGGCGGTCGACGCTCCTCGGCGTTGCAGGCGGGACGAGGGGATACActgggtgtacgtacacccggcggaggagacagccgagcGCGAAGCGAACTCAGGAAGAGACCGGGAAGGCAGGGAGCAtccagaaacagaagaagcagacaaaaaggaagacagagacaggggaatccggagagagagcgaagaacggagagagaggagagaaagggaggcaTCGCGCTGACGGCGTTGCCTCGtaag from the Toxoplasma gondii ME49 chromosome IX, whole genome shotgun sequence genome contains:
- a CDS encoding hypothetical protein (encoded by transcript TGME49_288710~Predicted trans-membrane domain (TMHMM2.0):371-394) codes for the protein MVALRLFHPPRRRGAFSEICSPVFFLSLTRQRRQRDASLSLLSLRSSLSLRIPLSLSSFLSASSVSGCSLPSRSLPEFASRSAVSSAGCTYTQCIPSSRLQRRGASTASLRALHESAESARVRRVAAKPCSASVVCSLSSSSSSSPSRSRGLLSSPVVSGEKHPRCGVVWGKEATRTLRQASGGKIRLYRSEAEMTNSLLMHSTLPPLRDAIASSQASANEKRQVCTGCDSLSRALLFRPRHSSFSVLGGGPASRLFSSSKPPGTEDSTDSLPGVRTPSSSPDLPEEGSAPAGSAVIRRPEKDIRVGAGESLIEAMVEQSLKEAEEKALHARRHQGIELYPGGPVDRYGPPRDPSTLLLEPHKLTREERWFQIFFVAAPWIFFLCMLSAPILLAQYHVKKLGERASLARQVAEELMETSDADFFRLCTFQDLREIVEQPLHAFLCFLHPDTISSQVVAPLLRDVASLFKRLGIRASVALVDLSAGVPERMQSELPAALAPHGQLLLPFAFGGQQAAVVDFAETWTAAEIVKAVAAEVPGAQAAMAHTQELDDICEQLSDCLVSLAFVDGDSRASDAASPAFRSSRNDPLAAGSHSAESSPSSATDGDKETRERIGGERDALLNPVARVKELNLIGDGGREALRKCQDAREKLRSLGVQQSH